One genomic segment of Candidatus Omnitrophota bacterium includes these proteins:
- a CDS encoding beta-ketoacyl-ACP synthase III encodes MARAHIVSTGMAVPERILNNYDLEKIVDTSDTWIRERTGMFERRLTDESTAASDLACAASKQALKAVEMAPEEIDAILLATISGDYVFPATACVLQQRIGAKNAMAFDLSAACSGYIYGLSVAQAYIESGRYKNVLLVGVDCLTKVVDWSDRNTCVLFGDGAGASILQPNGSAGVIDTVLGSDGGAVELLYQPCGGSRIPISEEAIRQKKHYLYLNGKEIFKYAVRAMAQSSLDVLQRARLTIEDISIVIPHQANIRILEAVAKRLGIPMEKFYLNIEKYANTSAATIPIAIHEALQDGRLQKGDIALLVSFGGGLTWGASLVQF; translated from the coding sequence GTGGCGCGAGCGCATATTGTATCCACTGGCATGGCCGTGCCGGAGCGAATCTTAAACAATTACGATTTGGAAAAAATCGTCGATACCTCCGATACGTGGATCCGCGAGAGAACGGGCATGTTCGAACGGCGGTTGACGGATGAATCCACAGCGGCTTCTGATCTCGCCTGCGCCGCTTCCAAACAAGCGTTGAAAGCGGTGGAAATGGCGCCCGAAGAGATCGATGCCATCCTTTTGGCCACCATTTCCGGCGATTACGTTTTTCCGGCGACGGCTTGCGTCCTTCAGCAGCGCATCGGCGCCAAAAACGCGATGGCCTTCGATCTTTCCGCCGCTTGTTCGGGTTATATTTATGGACTGTCTGTAGCGCAAGCCTATATCGAATCCGGCCGCTATAAGAATGTTCTCCTCGTCGGCGTCGATTGCTTGACGAAAGTCGTCGATTGGAGCGACAGGAATACCTGCGTCCTTTTCGGCGATGGCGCCGGAGCTTCGATACTTCAGCCGAATGGCAGCGCCGGCGTCATCGATACGGTCTTGGGATCCGACGGCGGCGCCGTGGAATTGCTTTATCAACCTTGCGGCGGCTCCCGCATCCCCATATCGGAAGAAGCCATTCGCCAGAAAAAGCATTACCTTTATCTTAACGGCAAGGAAATCTTCAAATACGCCGTGCGGGCTATGGCGCAATCCAGTCTCGACGTGCTTCAACGCGCCCGCCTGACGATAGAGGACATCTCCATCGTCATTCCCCACCAAGCCAATATTCGCATTCTTGAGGCAGTAGCCAAACGGCTGGGAATTCCGATGGAGAAGTTTTATCTTAACATCGAGAAATACGCCAACACTTCGGCGGCGACGATTCCCATCGCCATTCACGAAGCGTTGCAGGATGGACGATTGCAAAAAGGAGACATCGCTCTTCTCGTCTCGTTCGGGGGCGGCTTGACCTGGGGCGCGAGTTTAGTGCAGTTTTAA
- a CDS encoding RsmD family RNA methyltransferase — translation MRIVAGEFKNRTIHVPHDRSLETMSEMVREALFNILGDAVVDARFADLFAGSGSVGLEALSRGASRVTFVEMRRQAADAIRKTLEVFQVDKDRARVWTSDVFQLGGNSSEWSDWDIAFLDPPRRVKDNFLDDLVDRGVIGSEKLIVAARPVENCAEMGSNYLRLLDRRIYGKACLFFFGRYYGESL, via the coding sequence ATGCGCATCGTTGCCGGAGAATTCAAAAACAGGACGATCCATGTCCCGCATGATCGTTCCTTGGAAACAATGAGCGAAATGGTGCGCGAAGCGTTGTTTAACATCCTTGGCGATGCGGTCGTCGATGCGCGTTTCGCCGATTTGTTCGCGGGCAGCGGCTCCGTCGGCCTTGAAGCCCTCAGCCGGGGCGCTAGCAGAGTTACTTTCGTGGAAATGCGCCGCCAGGCGGCGGATGCCATCCGAAAAACGCTTGAGGTTTTTCAAGTGGATAAGGATCGCGCCCGAGTGTGGACGAGCGACGTATTTCAACTCGGCGGGAATTCCAGCGAATGGTCGGATTGGGACATTGCGTTCCTTGATCCGCCGCGCCGGGTCAAGGATAATTTTCTCGATGACCTCGTCGACCGCGGCGTCATCGGCTCCGAAAAGTTGATCGTCGCCGCGCGTCCGGTAGAGAATTGCGCGGAGATGGGCTCCAATTATCTTCGCCTTCTCGACCGAAGGATTTACGGTAAAGCCTGTCTCTTTTTCTTCGGGCGATACTACGGCGAAAGCCTATAG
- the rpmF gene encoding 50S ribosomal protein L32 — protein sequence MAHPKHRKSKSKSRMGRSQCAIKPASLVECPNCRGMKMPHRVCPNCGYYKDRFVV from the coding sequence ATGGCTCATCCTAAACATCGCAAGTCGAAATCCAAAAGCCGCATGGGGCGTTCGCAATGCGCCATTAAACCAGCTTCGTTAGTCGAATGCCCCAATTGCCGGGGAATGAAAATGCCCCATCGCGTTTGTCCGAATTGCGGATATTACAAAGATCGTTTCGTTGTCTAA
- the fabD gene encoding ACP S-malonyltransferase has protein sequence MKKNKIAFLFPGQGSQTAGMGLDLIETSALASQRYRQAEDILGWSVEALSRPAGGGNLNLTLYTQPALYVHSCVLAEILMEAGLEPAITAGHSAGEYPALTVNGAWDFATGLKVIAERARLMHESKKEGSMAAVLGMSGEEISDFCSSWKDGILSVAGLNSPKQTVITGEKAAVEKAAPLLKNRGAKKVIPIAVSAAFHSALMQEAQSQFAEFLQAIEIKPPRIPLASNNTGQPVTDPEIIRVHLIKQFCEPVRWIDCMNAVSYVCSSAIEVGPGKVLCGLAKAIREDFPCHSASSWDGVRKVIEDYGLSS, from the coding sequence ATGAAAAAGAATAAAATCGCTTTCCTCTTCCCTGGCCAGGGTTCTCAAACCGCGGGAATGGGGCTTGATCTTATAGAAACGTCGGCTTTAGCTTCCCAACGTTACCGCCAAGCGGAAGATATTCTAGGATGGTCCGTCGAAGCCCTATCCCGTCCGGCGGGCGGCGGCAATCTCAATCTCACGCTTTATACGCAGCCCGCTCTTTACGTTCATAGTTGCGTCTTGGCGGAAATCCTGATGGAAGCTGGACTCGAACCTGCAATAACGGCGGGACACAGCGCCGGCGAATATCCCGCGTTGACCGTAAATGGCGCCTGGGATTTCGCTACGGGCCTGAAAGTCATCGCTGAACGCGCGCGCTTGATGCATGAATCGAAAAAAGAAGGTTCTATGGCGGCGGTTTTGGGGATGAGCGGCGAGGAAATTTCCGATTTCTGTTCGTCGTGGAAAGACGGAATATTAAGCGTCGCCGGTTTGAATTCTCCCAAGCAAACTGTAATTACGGGCGAGAAAGCCGCCGTGGAAAAAGCGGCGCCGCTTTTAAAGAATCGCGGTGCGAAAAAAGTGATTCCCATCGCGGTCAGCGCCGCTTTTCATTCGGCGCTCATGCAAGAAGCGCAATCGCAATTCGCGGAATTTCTTCAAGCGATCGAAATCAAGCCGCCAAGGATTCCATTGGCATCCAATAATACGGGCCAACCTGTAACCGATCCCGAAATCATCCGCGTTCATTTGATCAAACAATTTTGCGAACCAGTGCGGTGGATCGATTGCATGAACGCCGTCTCCTATGTATGCTCCTCCGCCATCGAAGTCGGACCGGGAAAAGTGCTCTGCGGTTTGGCGAAAGCGATTCGCGAGGATTTTCCATGCCACAGCGCCTCCTCCTGGGATGGCGTCAGAAAGGTAATCGAGGATTATGGCCTTAGCTCTTGA
- the plsX gene encoding phosphate acyltransferase PlsX: protein MRIAVDAMGGDRAPADVIAGVRSFLSEDQKTEILLVGRRSVLEGSCADLPLQIVDAPGVVGMHESPSTAVKKMTDSSIAVATMLVKEGKADALLSMGNSGATMAFALFVLGRLPNISRPAIVAPMPTLKGYTLLLDVGVTVDCKPEHLLHFAVMGSAYSHLAFNVKKPRVGMLSIGEEESKGNELTRKAAQLLKQAPIHFAGNAEGVDIMEGKFDVIVCDGFVGNVVLKFGEGLVEMFARALEMETDHVLGKDIDAEHRMAFFKETMRRVDYTGYGGATMLGVNGNCLIGHGRSGPRAIASGIRAAKIVAEKCPYHEIEKALKNAHITTH, encoded by the coding sequence ATGAGAATCGCGGTGGACGCTATGGGAGGAGACCGCGCTCCGGCGGATGTTATCGCCGGCGTAAGAAGTTTTCTCTCCGAAGATCAGAAAACCGAAATTCTGTTAGTCGGGCGGCGAAGCGTTTTGGAAGGCTCTTGCGCCGATCTTCCCCTGCAAATTGTTGATGCTCCCGGCGTTGTGGGAATGCACGAATCCCCATCCACCGCTGTCAAAAAGATGACGGATTCATCCATCGCCGTAGCGACCATGCTGGTCAAGGAAGGGAAAGCGGACGCTCTGCTCTCGATGGGAAATTCGGGCGCGACCATGGCTTTTGCTCTCTTCGTTTTGGGACGGTTGCCGAATATCTCCCGCCCTGCGATCGTCGCCCCCATGCCGACGCTCAAAGGGTATACCTTGCTGCTTGACGTCGGCGTAACCGTCGATTGCAAGCCGGAACATCTTCTTCATTTCGCCGTCATGGGTTCCGCCTATTCCCATCTCGCCTTCAACGTTAAGAAGCCGCGAGTCGGCATGCTTTCCATCGGCGAAGAGGAAAGCAAAGGCAACGAGTTGACCCGCAAAGCGGCGCAGCTTTTAAAACAGGCGCCCATTCATTTTGCGGGCAACGCCGAGGGCGTAGACATCATGGAAGGCAAATTCGACGTAATCGTCTGCGACGGTTTTGTCGGCAACGTCGTTCTGAAATTCGGCGAAGGCCTGGTGGAAATGTTCGCCCGCGCTTTGGAGATGGAAACCGACCATGTTCTCGGCAAGGATATCGACGCCGAACATCGCATGGCTTTTTTTAAGGAAACCATGCGGCGCGTGGATTACACCGGCTATGGAGGAGCGACGATGCTCGGCGTCAATGGCAACTGTTTGATCGGCCATGGACGCTCCGGTCCCCGCGCCATCGCCAGCGGCATCCGCGCCGCCAAGATTGTGGCGGAAAAATGTCCTTATCATGAAATCGAAAAGGCGTTGAAAAACGCCCACATTACGACTCATTAA
- the coaD gene encoding pantetheine-phosphate adenylyltransferase, whose product MSHSIAVYPGSFDPVTYGHLDLIERGAKLFERLIVAVVSNPGKSPLFTLEERLAMLREAVKGIEGDFIIDSFDGLLVHYMRMNHTHVILRGLRAVSDFEYEFELALTNRRMAQDIETIFMAPSEEHIFLRATLVKEISRLGGDVSAFVPPLVERRLMERRQQKIKLPV is encoded by the coding sequence ATGTCCCATTCCATCGCCGTATATCCGGGCAGTTTCGATCCAGTAACCTACGGTCATTTGGATTTGATCGAGCGAGGCGCCAAATTATTCGAGCGGCTCATCGTCGCTGTCGTCTCCAATCCCGGCAAAAGTCCCTTGTTTACCTTAGAGGAACGGTTGGCCATGCTGCGGGAAGCGGTGAAAGGAATCGAAGGCGATTTTATTATAGATTCCTTCGATGGACTGTTGGTTCATTATATGCGCATGAACCATACGCATGTCATTCTGCGAGGGCTTCGAGCTGTTTCCGACTTCGAATACGAATTCGAATTGGCTCTAACCAACCGGAGAATGGCGCAAGATATCGAAACCATTTTTATGGCGCCCAGCGAAGAGCATATTTTTCTTCGCGCAACATTAGTTAAAGAGATTTCTCGGCTTGGCGGAGACGTTTCCGCCTTTGTGCCCCCTCTGGTAGAGCGCCGCTTGATGGAACGCCGTCAACAGAAAATAAAATTGCCGGTCTAA
- the fabF gene encoding beta-ketoacyl-ACP synthase II, with translation MDRRVVVTGMGVISPVGNTVGDFWSSLVNGRTGTGLLAKFNTEGFSSKVAAEVKNFDPDRYIDPKESRRMDLFIQYAMAAAQMAVDRSGLDFEKEDKERAGVLVGSGIGGIQTLETQKEVLDQKGPRRISPLLIPMLIINMAAGMVSIRWGLRGPNTSVVTACATGNHCIGDAMRFIQRGDADIMLAGGTEGSITPLGFGGFCSMKALSTRNEEPDKASRPFDLDRDGFVMGEGAGIVVLEELERAKKRGAPILAELVGYGISADAHHITMPDPEGRGACKAMRLALDDAKLPDAELDYINAHGTSTPYNDKFETIAIKNLLNSRAKEVPVSSTKSMTGHLLGAAGAVELIACVLALVHGVIPPTINYATPDPECDLDYVPNIAREKKIKTAMSNSFGFGGHNAVLVARKFE, from the coding sequence ATGGATCGACGCGTCGTCGTCACGGGGATGGGCGTCATTTCCCCCGTGGGAAATACGGTTGGCGATTTTTGGTCGTCCCTGGTCAATGGGCGCACGGGAACCGGCCTGTTGGCAAAATTCAATACGGAAGGCTTCTCTTCTAAAGTCGCCGCCGAAGTGAAGAATTTCGATCCGGATCGTTATATCGATCCCAAAGAATCGCGGCGGATGGATCTCTTCATCCAATACGCCATGGCCGCCGCGCAAATGGCGGTCGATCGATCGGGACTCGATTTCGAAAAAGAAGACAAGGAGCGGGCGGGCGTTCTGGTCGGCTCCGGCATCGGCGGCATTCAAACCCTGGAAACGCAAAAAGAGGTTCTCGATCAGAAAGGGCCGCGCCGCATCAGCCCCTTGCTCATTCCCATGTTGATCATCAACATGGCGGCGGGCATGGTTTCCATTCGCTGGGGCTTGCGGGGACCGAATACGTCCGTCGTTACCGCCTGCGCCACTGGCAATCATTGCATTGGCGACGCTATGCGCTTTATTCAACGGGGCGACGCCGACATCATGCTCGCTGGAGGAACGGAAGGCTCGATCACGCCGCTCGGTTTTGGCGGCTTCTGCTCGATGAAAGCGTTATCCACCCGCAACGAGGAACCGGATAAAGCCAGCCGTCCCTTCGATTTGGACAGAGATGGATTCGTCATGGGCGAAGGCGCCGGCATCGTCGTCTTGGAAGAACTGGAACGCGCCAAAAAGCGCGGCGCTCCCATCCTGGCCGAACTCGTCGGTTATGGCATCAGCGCCGACGCCCATCACATCACCATGCCCGATCCCGAAGGACGCGGTGCCTGCAAGGCCATGCGCCTGGCGCTGGACGACGCTAAACTGCCGGACGCGGAGTTGGATTACATCAACGCGCATGGCACTTCAACGCCTTATAATGATAAGTTCGAGACGATCGCCATTAAGAATCTGCTCAATTCCCGCGCCAAAGAGGTTCCCGTTAGCTCGACGAAATCGATGACAGGCCACCTCCTCGGCGCGGCGGGAGCAGTGGAATTGATCGCCTGCGTTTTGGCTCTCGTACATGGCGTCATTCCGCCGACGATCAACTACGCAACGCCGGATCCGGAATGCGATCTGGACTATGTTCCCAACATCGCCCGCGAGAAGAAAATCAAAACGGCGATGTCCAATTCCTTCGGCTTCGGCGGCCACAACGCCGTATTGGTGGCGCGAAAGTTCGAATGA
- the acpP gene encoding acyl carrier protein: MSENIQEKVIEIIAEKLKVDKEEITRDKSFTRDLGADSLDTVELVMDFEEKFEIDEIPEEEAEKIKTVGDAIDYITNKLNV; the protein is encoded by the coding sequence GTGAGCGAAAATATCCAAGAAAAAGTTATCGAAATCATTGCGGAAAAATTGAAGGTGGACAAGGAAGAGATCACCCGCGACAAATCGTTTACGCGCGATCTCGGCGCCGATTCCCTCGATACGGTGGAACTCGTCATGGATTTCGAAGAGAAATTCGAAATCGACGAAATCCCCGAAGAAGAAGCGGAAAAAATCAAGACCGTCGGCGACGCCATCGATTACATTACGAATAAACTCAATGTTTGA
- the fabG gene encoding 3-oxoacyl-[acyl-carrier-protein] reductase encodes MALALEGKVALITGGSRGIGRCTAECLAGRGAKIVLIDLDEEGLKKTEQEMKDRGFDVCAMMADVADSAAAQKIVDDCVERFEKIDILVNNAGITRDNLALRMKEADWELVLRVNLSGSFYMAKAVSKYMTRAREGRIINLASVVGIMGNAGQVNYAASKAGVIGMTKSLAKEFASRNVTVNAVAPGFIDTAMTAALKEEVKEATLKAIPLHRYGKPEEVASVIAFLASEEAAYITGQVIVIDGGMAM; translated from the coding sequence ATGGCCTTAGCTCTTGAAGGAAAAGTCGCTCTTATCACCGGAGGATCGCGCGGCATTGGCCGCTGTACGGCGGAATGCCTCGCCGGACGCGGCGCCAAGATCGTATTGATCGATCTGGATGAAGAGGGATTGAAGAAAACGGAACAGGAAATGAAGGATCGGGGATTCGACGTTTGCGCCATGATGGCGGACGTCGCTGATTCCGCCGCCGCGCAAAAAATCGTCGACGACTGCGTCGAACGCTTTGAAAAAATCGATATCCTGGTCAATAATGCCGGAATCACCCGCGACAACCTCGCCCTGCGCATGAAAGAAGCGGATTGGGAGTTGGTTTTACGCGTGAATCTAAGCGGCTCGTTCTATATGGCGAAAGCCGTTTCGAAATATATGACTCGCGCCCGCGAAGGAAGGATTATCAACCTCGCTTCCGTCGTGGGCATCATGGGCAATGCGGGCCAGGTCAACTACGCGGCCAGTAAGGCGGGCGTGATCGGCATGACGAAGTCCCTCGCCAAGGAATTCGCCTCCCGCAACGTTACCGTCAACGCCGTAGCGCCGGGCTTTATCGATACGGCGATGACGGCGGCGCTCAAAGAAGAGGTCAAGGAAGCCACCTTGAAAGCGATTCCCCTCCACCGCTACGGCAAACCGGAAGAAGTCGCCAGCGTCATCGCGTTCTTGGCTTCCGAAGAAGCGGCTTACATCACTGGCCAGGTTATCGTCATCGATGGCGGCATGGCCATGTAA